One region of Peribacillus simplex genomic DNA includes:
- a CDS encoding ATP-binding protein: MKTEVVQPIVTNFIKSLRDIGYTFEVAVADVLDNSITAKANNIQIACIPNPNTVFTLLDDGKGMSNGELIEAMRLAANDPDSPREGADLGKFGLGLKTASFSQCTDLTVLSKKKGEVSLKQWDLHYISKKNEWLLITPDINEYENIPLFEEFMKQESGTLVVWRRIDSFPDSDIPDKLEILRSHLSLVFHCFLEGVVPGKKALTIHVNGQKLEPYNPFNPRHIATQQMVAEKIKYLNSEIIVQPYILPHHSKLSQEEFDKYATKDGYTKSQGFYLYRAHRLLIHGTWWGMHRINDAHKLVRIKIDIPNNQDLAWGIDIKKSSANPVSEIKNDLKRIIQQVTVKGSRPFTGRGKKIEDKTTTRFWELVAEDNKIHFAINREHPIIKNLEDTLREDQHHLLNVILMGLESYLPLDAIVAQLNSNPLKVNQETLINENEIKTLVDNWRSKGISEAFIKELLKTEVYKNKEVFFENANQH; encoded by the coding sequence TTGAAAACGGAAGTAGTTCAACCAATAGTAACAAATTTTATAAAGTCTTTGAGGGATATTGGATATACATTTGAAGTGGCTGTCGCAGATGTGCTTGATAATAGCATAACAGCAAAAGCAAACAATATACAAATTGCTTGTATTCCAAATCCTAATACAGTTTTTACATTATTGGATGATGGTAAAGGTATGTCTAATGGTGAACTTATTGAAGCTATGCGTTTAGCGGCAAATGATCCTGATTCTCCTAGAGAAGGAGCTGATTTAGGTAAGTTTGGATTGGGATTAAAAACTGCATCTTTTTCACAATGTACAGACCTAACGGTTTTATCAAAAAAGAAAGGGGAAGTTTCTCTAAAACAATGGGACTTGCACTACATTTCAAAAAAAAATGAGTGGTTACTAATAACTCCAGACATAAATGAGTACGAAAATATTCCTTTATTTGAGGAGTTTATGAAACAAGAAAGTGGGACATTAGTTGTATGGCGCAGGATCGATTCATTTCCAGATTCAGACATACCTGATAAATTAGAAATTTTAAGAAGTCATTTATCTTTAGTATTTCATTGCTTTTTAGAAGGGGTCGTACCAGGTAAGAAGGCATTGACAATTCATGTTAATGGTCAAAAATTAGAACCATATAATCCATTTAACCCGAGACATATAGCAACGCAGCAAATGGTAGCAGAAAAAATTAAATACTTAAATTCAGAAATAATCGTGCAACCCTATATATTACCACACCATTCGAAATTATCTCAAGAAGAATTTGACAAATACGCTACAAAAGATGGTTACACTAAATCTCAGGGATTTTATTTATATCGTGCCCATCGTCTGCTGATACATGGTACATGGTGGGGTATGCATAGAATAAACGATGCACATAAGCTTGTACGTATTAAAATAGATATACCTAATAATCAAGATTTAGCGTGGGGCATTGATATAAAAAAATCATCGGCCAATCCGGTAAGTGAAATAAAGAACGACCTAAAGCGTATCATTCAGCAAGTAACAGTCAAGGGGTCAAGACCTTTTACTGGCAGAGGCAAGAAGATTGAAGACAAGACAACCACTAGATTTTGGGAGCTGGTTGCGGAAGATAATAAAATTCATTTTGCCATAAATCGAGAGCACCCGATCATCAAAAATCTAGAAGATACACTAAGAGAAGACCAACACCATTTATTAAATGTTATTTTAATGGGTTTAGAAAGCTATCTGCCTCTAGATGCGATTGTAGCTCAGTTGAACTCGAATCCACTAAAAGTAAACCAAGAAACACTAATTAATGAAAATGAGATTAAAACTCTTGTGGATAATTGGCGTTCAAAGGGTATTAGCGAAGCCTTCATTAAAGAATTACTTAAGACGGAAGTTTATAAAAATAAGGAGGTTTTTTTTGAAAATGCAAACCAACACTGA
- a CDS encoding DUF559 domain-containing protein: MDYWENKLSRNKKRDEEVTSYYIEKGWHILRIWEHEVKKELDLTIQKIVREICNAKEQN; encoded by the coding sequence TTGGATTATTGGGAGAATAAATTATCTAGAAATAAAAAGAGAGATGAAGAAGTAACTTCCTATTATATAGAAAAGGGCTGGCATATTCTAAGAATATGGGAGCATGAAGTTAAAAAGGAATTAGATTTAACCATACAAAAGATAGTTAGAGAAATATGTAATGCAAAAGAACAAAATTAG
- a CDS encoding AIPR family protein: MKEDKQRIEFFKDFLEDIESPDKATASIQGTFLEKMLNFMERPEEPEVLIPPYINSSKKIAINAYSYDKESLTLDLYVVDYDFDQNAEEILTINKAEITEIGTKAKRFITNIKSIQSSRDHSLQDYELVKIVAENHKDLEEVNIFIITNRYYLANKPVDITIPGIQNVNTEVWDIDRVHQLITSEQGIQNDHIDFEEDFNNTFDMMFVPEPNNDATSNFDCYIGYIPAELLARAYDVWGPKLVERNVRSFLQVRGGTNKGIRNTLKDSSQKKMFVAYNNGISTIARSGDIERIKDGINLYRIKGLTGWQIVNGGQTTASIHQAYKEEVDLSDVYVQAKLTILKVDEGITKDKHSLEDEMVSRISEYANTQNKINKSDLLANTRFMSDLEKFSRSTWMPALKGRKPESKWYFERARGQYMVDINRRKRGKEQNDFKKLYPKDKVITKVEIAKYFMSWEGFPHVSSKGGEEAFKKFMEFNKNFWKSDVSTPENLSLPVYQKIIARTIINNRVKEIVEEMKLKGYKANVVYYTVAMLHHLYGKEINLIKVWEEQSLSDKWEEVVRIIASKTLFFLRESAGERNVTQWAKQEACWVQYKETDAKELKGLI, translated from the coding sequence ATGAAAGAGGACAAACAAAGAATTGAATTTTTTAAAGATTTTCTAGAAGATATAGAGAGTCCAGATAAGGCGACCGCTAGCATTCAAGGGACATTTCTTGAGAAAATGCTTAATTTCATGGAGAGGCCAGAAGAGCCGGAAGTGCTCATTCCGCCGTATATTAACTCTTCGAAAAAAATTGCCATTAATGCCTATTCGTATGATAAAGAGAGTCTTACACTTGATTTATATGTTGTTGACTATGATTTTGATCAAAATGCTGAAGAGATCCTCACCATTAATAAGGCAGAAATTACAGAGATAGGAACAAAGGCAAAGAGGTTTATCACAAATATAAAAAGTATTCAATCTTCGAGAGACCATTCTCTCCAAGATTATGAACTTGTGAAAATAGTTGCAGAAAACCATAAGGATTTGGAAGAGGTCAATATCTTTATTATTACTAATAGGTACTACCTGGCTAATAAACCAGTAGATATTACAATACCTGGTATTCAGAATGTAAATACAGAGGTTTGGGATATTGATCGTGTCCATCAGCTCATTACATCGGAGCAAGGTATTCAGAATGATCATATTGATTTCGAGGAAGATTTTAATAATACATTTGATATGATGTTTGTTCCTGAACCGAATAATGACGCAACAAGTAATTTTGATTGTTACATTGGCTATATCCCTGCGGAATTGCTGGCTAGAGCATATGATGTATGGGGGCCGAAGCTCGTTGAACGTAATGTAAGGTCTTTCCTCCAAGTAAGAGGAGGAACAAATAAAGGGATTCGTAATACTTTAAAAGATTCTTCTCAAAAAAAAATGTTTGTAGCTTATAATAATGGTATTTCAACAATAGCTCGTTCTGGAGATATTGAAAGAATTAAAGACGGGATTAATCTATACAGGATTAAAGGTTTGACAGGATGGCAGATAGTAAATGGCGGCCAAACGACCGCTTCTATACATCAGGCTTATAAAGAAGAAGTTGATTTAAGCGATGTTTATGTACAGGCTAAATTAACAATTTTGAAAGTGGACGAAGGTATTACTAAAGACAAACATTCTTTAGAAGACGAGATGGTGTCTAGAATATCAGAATATGCCAATACTCAAAATAAAATTAATAAATCTGATTTGCTGGCTAATACCCGCTTTATGTCCGATCTGGAAAAATTCTCCCGAAGCACGTGGATGCCTGCTTTAAAAGGAAGAAAACCAGAAAGTAAATGGTATTTTGAACGGGCTAGGGGTCAATATATGGTGGATATTAATAGAAGGAAACGAGGAAAAGAACAGAACGATTTTAAGAAATTATATCCGAAAGATAAGGTAATTACAAAAGTCGAAATTGCTAAGTATTTTATGTCTTGGGAAGGATTTCCCCATGTGTCCAGTAAAGGGGGAGAGGAAGCCTTTAAAAAATTTATGGAATTCAATAAGAACTTTTGGAAGTCCGACGTAAGCACTCCGGAAAATCTTTCTTTACCTGTATATCAAAAAATCATTGCACGTACCATCATCAATAATAGAGTGAAAGAAATAGTTGAGGAAATGAAGTTAAAAGGATATAAAGCAAATGTAGTTTACTACACGGTTGCCATGCTGCATCATTTATATGGGAAAGAAATAAACTTAATCAAAGTTTGGGAAGAGCAATCCCTTTCAGATAAATGGGAAGAAGTAGTACGTATTATTGCTTCAAAAACTCTTTTCTTCTTGAGAGAATCTGCAGGAGAGAGAAACGTAACGCAATGGGCAAAACAAGAAGCCTGCTGGGTCCAATATAAAGAAACTGATGCTAAAGAATTAAAAGGATTAATTTAG
- a CDS encoding PD-(D/E)XK motif protein yields MINLSDEFNQMIQELTDQSEAEYYKLRVLTTDSPVVFAGIDSGKLTRQIFLDLGIKSIDEKLVNSLPRWRGMTIRIQKYAKLFMLKDHYFLIFSQEDESGSDIFINVMQDMIETLTVKASKHDQTIYSSVYQVLDKWKNFFLRGGYRLLSDEEQRGLFGELWFINEWLDEFPHSPPLIIEQWDGPTKGRIDFRKASYGLEIKTVTDKLSKTIKISNENQLKLSAAISSIYLYVCYLEKSKTHGISLQDLTKEVRGKIAYRSERIAREFCDLLLSIGYKEEEYADTYYFVEKIEIYEASQNFPRILKEDLPKGISNVSYSIDLTHCTEFEREKEVIYQQFRLEG; encoded by the coding sequence GTGATTAACCTATCCGACGAGTTTAATCAAATGATACAAGAATTGACTGATCAAAGTGAGGCCGAATATTATAAACTGCGTGTTTTAACTACTGATTCTCCTGTAGTATTTGCAGGTATAGATTCCGGAAAACTAACTAGACAAATATTTTTAGATTTGGGTATCAAATCCATTGATGAAAAACTTGTTAATAGTCTGCCCAGATGGAGAGGCATGACTATTCGAATCCAAAAATATGCAAAACTTTTTATGCTAAAGGATCATTATTTTTTAATTTTTTCACAAGAGGATGAATCTGGATCTGATATATTTATTAATGTGATGCAAGATATGATTGAAACCTTGACAGTTAAAGCTTCTAAACATGATCAAACGATATACAGTTCCGTGTATCAAGTATTGGATAAGTGGAAGAATTTCTTTCTTAGAGGAGGCTATCGTCTTTTATCAGATGAGGAACAGAGAGGATTGTTTGGGGAACTATGGTTTATTAATGAATGGCTGGACGAATTCCCGCATTCACCCCCATTGATAATTGAACAATGGGATGGTCCTACAAAAGGAAGGATTGATTTTAGAAAGGCTTCTTATGGACTGGAAATTAAAACGGTTACAGACAAGCTTTCGAAGACTATAAAAATTTCAAATGAAAATCAGCTGAAATTAAGTGCGGCCATTTCATCCATATACTTATATGTTTGTTATTTAGAGAAAAGTAAGACGCACGGAATTTCACTGCAAGATCTTACAAAAGAGGTAAGGGGAAAAATTGCCTATAGATCAGAGCGGATTGCCCGAGAATTTTGTGACCTTCTTTTGAGTATAGGGTATAAGGAAGAAGAATATGCTGATACTTATTATTTTGTTGAAAAAATTGAAATTTATGAAGCAAGCCAAAACTTTCCACGGATTTTAAAAGAAGATTTGCCCAAGGGTATATCTAATGTGAGTTATAGTATAGATTTGACTCATTGCACGGAGTTTGAGAGGGAGAAAGAAGTAATATATCAGCAGTTCAGATTGGAAGGGTAA
- a CDS encoding Z1 domain-containing protein — MNQTNSKTLFTQTFNANYFIFKNIFSSQEDAAEKSLEIAKQAVAGKYGFIDQETFEKWSLEIYKEYKIGMNVSKNYVMRTDKNENWFNPQCVAGSFYWTRYRNYLSDIKNWPAESIEAIDDTTNEVLKSIGDPSSSAPFDKRGLVLGYVQSGKTANFTGLINKAFDVGYKLIIVLAGIHNDLRAQTQLRLNHEVIGRVDGKGNPIGVSQIYPNDQNHIISSWTTVEKDISTDFSGMSNLNSPTLMAVKKNKTVLESLRDQLIHHIKLYNLDIPVLIVDDEADQASVDTSNPDKSEDPKTINSLIRQILEIFERKAYAGYTATPFANLLINKDGETQSEGYDLYPKDFLVGLPKPKGYCGPEEFFNVEENPEDPRPSLIRTLEQEDIEVFTPIKKKSDADKFEEVPPQMREAILSFMLSITIRNLRGQREQHNSMLIHTSRFKDVQTSVKDGIISTYNIIAKQLQYNPKSNIIDEFRTLYEEDILPTSIAWPEETPVFSWDVIYEELRLVSKKVQVFEINGNSKDALDYNQYKEKGLYVIAVGGDKLSRGLTLEGLTVTYYFRNTLMYDTLMQMGRWFGFRKGYMDLCRIYTTGEISSNFEHLAIAMIELRQEFDRLAELKQTPAQYAVKMLSHPTMTLTNPLKMRNAELTNIDYSATLQQTRLFDRDEEFYRNNMNATIKLTEKVDFVWNNKTKRKNSYLISKAVDVEIIKEYLISYKTSARADKVDSKKIVDYIDRVNKDRELLEWSVVILEGDVADRTEKGHLPVKIGRYTINRAVVRGNKVKALPSSEKTLDIRAIVTPSQEYLDIPPSEIKGIKDRQLKREKRGKEKGLLLIYPLNPNVDVFRSINVPFSEVLVPIGIGISFPGSDLEIKGNYEINNTIV, encoded by the coding sequence TTGAATCAGACTAATAGCAAGACTCTATTTACACAAACATTTAATGCAAATTATTTTATATTTAAAAATATATTCTCTAGTCAGGAAGATGCTGCAGAAAAGTCGCTTGAAATTGCAAAGCAGGCTGTAGCAGGAAAATATGGTTTTATTGATCAAGAGACTTTTGAGAAATGGTCTCTTGAAATTTATAAAGAATATAAAATCGGCATGAATGTTTCAAAGAATTATGTGATGAGGACCGATAAAAATGAAAACTGGTTTAACCCGCAGTGTGTTGCCGGTTCATTTTACTGGACGAGATATAGAAATTATTTGAGCGATATTAAGAATTGGCCTGCGGAATCAATCGAAGCAATTGATGATACAACGAATGAAGTCTTAAAGTCCATAGGTGACCCATCATCTTCTGCACCGTTTGATAAAAGAGGCCTGGTCCTAGGGTATGTTCAATCCGGAAAAACCGCTAATTTTACAGGACTGATAAATAAAGCCTTTGATGTAGGTTACAAGTTAATTATTGTGCTAGCAGGCATACACAATGACCTTAGAGCCCAAACACAATTGAGGTTAAATCATGAAGTAATTGGCAGGGTTGATGGTAAAGGCAATCCGATTGGGGTTTCTCAAATATATCCAAATGATCAAAATCACATCATTTCATCATGGACAACAGTGGAAAAGGATATCAGTACAGATTTTAGCGGAATGAGTAATTTAAATTCGCCAACCCTTATGGCTGTTAAAAAGAATAAAACCGTGCTGGAATCTTTACGGGATCAATTAATACATCATATAAAACTATATAACTTAGATATTCCAGTTTTAATTGTAGATGATGAGGCTGATCAAGCTTCTGTTGATACTTCTAATCCAGATAAAAGTGAAGACCCTAAAACCATTAACAGTTTAATTAGACAGATATTAGAGATATTTGAGAGAAAAGCTTATGCTGGCTATACAGCTACTCCATTTGCAAATCTCCTTATAAATAAGGACGGGGAAACGCAGAGTGAAGGATACGATCTTTATCCAAAAGATTTTTTAGTCGGGCTTCCCAAGCCAAAGGGATATTGCGGCCCTGAGGAGTTTTTTAATGTAGAGGAAAATCCCGAAGATCCCCGTCCAAGTTTAATCCGGACGTTGGAACAGGAAGATATTGAAGTTTTCACCCCTATTAAGAAGAAAAGTGATGCAGATAAATTTGAAGAAGTGCCACCTCAGATGAGAGAAGCCATTTTGTCATTCATGCTTTCGATTACGATCCGAAATTTGAGAGGCCAGCGGGAGCAGCATAATTCCATGCTGATTCATACTTCTAGGTTTAAAGACGTACAGACAAGTGTGAAAGATGGAATTATCAGTACTTATAACATTATAGCGAAACAGCTTCAATATAATCCTAAGAGCAATATTATTGATGAATTTCGTACACTGTATGAAGAGGATATACTCCCAACCAGCATTGCTTGGCCAGAGGAAACACCAGTGTTCAGCTGGGACGTGATTTATGAAGAATTGAGGCTTGTATCTAAAAAGGTTCAGGTTTTTGAAATTAACGGAAACAGCAAGGATGCGCTTGATTACAACCAATATAAAGAAAAAGGATTGTATGTTATAGCTGTAGGAGGAGACAAGCTTTCCCGGGGATTGACTTTGGAAGGGTTAACGGTTACTTATTATTTCAGGAACACTTTGATGTACGATACTTTAATGCAGATGGGCAGGTGGTTTGGATTCCGTAAAGGCTACATGGATTTATGCCGGATCTATACGACTGGTGAAATATCATCCAATTTTGAGCACCTTGCGATAGCCATGATTGAACTGAGGCAGGAATTCGACCGCCTGGCCGAACTCAAGCAAACCCCTGCTCAATATGCAGTTAAAATGCTGAGCCATCCTACCATGACATTAACAAATCCATTAAAAATGAGGAATGCTGAATTAACCAATATAGATTACAGCGCTACCTTACAACAGACCAGATTGTTCGACAGGGATGAAGAATTTTATAGAAATAATATGAATGCTACCATAAAGCTGACAGAAAAAGTTGATTTTGTCTGGAACAATAAAACTAAGAGGAAAAACAGTTATCTTATTTCGAAAGCTGTTGATGTCGAAATTATCAAAGAATACTTGATTTCATATAAAACAAGTGCAAGAGCTGACAAAGTTGATTCGAAAAAAATTGTTGATTATATTGATAGGGTAAATAAAGACAGAGAACTTTTAGAATGGAGCGTGGTTATTTTAGAAGGAGACGTAGCTGACCGGACAGAAAAAGGGCATTTACCTGTGAAAATAGGAAGATACACTATCAACAGGGCTGTAGTCCGCGGAAATAAGGTTAAAGCATTGCCTTCTTCGGAAAAGACTCTTGATATTAGAGCGATTGTGACTCCCAGTCAGGAATATCTTGATATCCCGCCATCTGAAATAAAAGGAATTAAAGACAGACAGCTTAAGCGGGAAAAAAGAGGGAAAGAAAAAGGGCTCTTACTGATTTATCCCCTAAATCCGAATGTCGATGTTTTTAGAAGCATTAATGTACCTTTTTCTGAAGTACTTGTACCTATAGGAATAGGAATTTCATTTCCGGGGTCGGATTTAGAAATAAAAGGAAATTACGAAATAAATAATACTATCGTATAA